In the genome of Armatimonadota bacterium, one region contains:
- a CDS encoding alanine--glyoxylate aminotransferase family protein encodes MSTTPGERILLGPGPSLLPPEVTEALAQPLLGHLDPDMLVILDETVGLLRRVFQTENELALPISGTGTAGMEAALLHMVKPGEGLAVCTAGFFADRIVEIATRIGAEVVRVEAPWGRPVSAADLERAVASPPGGRGIACVAVVHVETSTGVLQPLTDLARVAHEHGATFLVDAVASLAGAELPVDGWGIDACYSGSQKCLSAPPGMAPLTVHARTRGRSAPAAFYLDLEGLWKYWGPAHAYHHTVPVQQIYAMRAALRLVVEEGMEARVARHWRNTRALWAGLQAMGLGLLASEPDRSPTITTVTIPEGVDDARVRTRLLREYGIEIAGGLGPLRGKIWRIGLMGHSSQPRWVLLLLGALEAVLSAEGVRLPKGAASAEAAAFL; translated from the coding sequence ATGAGCACAACTCCCGGCGAGCGTATCCTCCTTGGTCCCGGGCCGAGCCTGCTACCCCCGGAGGTGACCGAGGCGCTTGCGCAGCCACTGCTTGGACACCTGGATCCCGACATGCTCGTCATTCTCGACGAGACCGTCGGGCTGTTGCGCCGCGTGTTCCAGACCGAGAACGAGCTGGCGCTGCCGATCTCGGGCACAGGCACCGCCGGGATGGAAGCGGCGCTGCTGCACATGGTGAAGCCGGGCGAGGGGCTGGCCGTCTGCACCGCCGGGTTCTTCGCCGATCGCATCGTCGAGATCGCGACCCGGATCGGCGCCGAGGTGGTCAGGGTCGAAGCGCCCTGGGGCCGTCCGGTGAGCGCGGCCGATCTCGAGCGCGCGGTGGCGTCGCCTCCCGGGGGCCGAGGGATAGCCTGCGTGGCCGTGGTGCACGTCGAGACCTCAACCGGGGTGCTGCAGCCCCTGACCGATCTGGCCCGCGTGGCGCACGAGCACGGTGCGACGTTCCTGGTGGACGCGGTCGCCTCGCTGGCCGGAGCCGAACTGCCGGTGGACGGATGGGGCATTGACGCTTGCTACAGCGGATCCCAGAAGTGCCTGAGCGCGCCTCCTGGAATGGCGCCGCTGACGGTGCACGCACGCACACGCGGCCGGAGCGCGCCCGCCGCCTTCTACCTGGATCTCGAGGGCCTGTGGAAGTACTGGGGACCCGCGCACGCATATCACCACACCGTGCCTGTTCAGCAGATCTACGCGATGCGCGCGGCGCTGCGGCTCGTCGTGGAGGAGGGAATGGAGGCCCGGGTGGCGCGCCACTGGCGCAACACCCGCGCCCTTTGGGCCGGGCTTCAGGCCATGGGCCTGGGGCTGCTGGCCTCCGAGCCCGACCGGTCGCCCACGATCACGACCGTTACCATACCCGAAGGCGTGGACGATGCTAGGGTGCGCACGCGCCTGCTGCGGGAGTACGGGATCGAGATAGCCGGCGGGCTGGGACCGCTGCGGGGCAAGATCTGGAGGATCGGCCTGATGGGACACTCGAGCCAGCCGCGCTGGGTCCTGC
- the galT gene encoding galactose-1-phosphate uridylyltransferase: MPELRTDPISGRWVIIATERAARPTDFSTPPVEVNDLERCPFCSGREDRTPPEVFAIRDPGTARNTPGWQVRVVSNKFPALRIEGDTARSSAGMFTRMDGVGAHEVIIETTDHHTHLGLMPVREVANVVRAYLHRYRDLDGDERFEYALLFRNHGRTAGASLSHPHSQLIALPVIPKRAAEELEVAERYFGRNAVCVFCRLIEQELASRERVIFENERFVALQPYAARFPFETWLMPKEHRASFGGLSEGDVLPFADALRKTLRALHSCLNNPPYNFIVHTAPYTDQAGHFYHWHLEIMPRLTQVAGFEWGSGFYINPVVPEQGARFLRECAMKPGAEVLAPGGENE, encoded by the coding sequence TTGCCTGAACTGCGCACCGACCCGATCTCCGGCCGCTGGGTGATCATCGCCACCGAGCGGGCGGCGCGGCCTACCGATTTCTCGACGCCGCCGGTGGAGGTAAACGACCTGGAGCGCTGTCCGTTCTGTTCAGGGCGTGAGGACCGGACGCCGCCCGAGGTCTTTGCAATAAGAGACCCCGGCACGGCACGCAACACGCCCGGATGGCAGGTGCGGGTCGTCTCCAACAAGTTCCCGGCCCTGCGCATAGAGGGCGACACCGCGCGCAGCAGCGCCGGCATGTTCACGCGAATGGACGGGGTTGGCGCGCACGAGGTCATCATCGAGACGACCGACCACCACACCCACCTCGGCCTGATGCCGGTCCGTGAGGTGGCCAACGTGGTCAGGGCCTACCTGCACCGGTACCGCGACCTGGACGGCGATGAACGGTTCGAGTACGCGCTGCTCTTCCGCAACCACGGCCGCACCGCGGGCGCATCGCTGTCCCACCCGCACTCGCAGCTCATCGCCCTGCCGGTCATCCCCAAGCGCGCGGCCGAGGAGCTGGAGGTGGCGGAGCGGTACTTCGGTCGTAACGCTGTTTGCGTCTTCTGTCGCCTGATCGAGCAGGAACTGGCGTCCCGCGAACGGGTGATCTTCGAGAACGAACGGTTCGTGGCGCTGCAGCCCTACGCGGCCCGCTTCCCCTTCGAGACGTGGCTGATGCCCAAGGAGCACCGGGCCTCGTTCGGGGGGCTGAGCGAGGGCGACGTACTGCCGTTCGCTGATGCACTCCGAAAGACGCTGCGCGCCCTTCACTCGTGCCTGAACAACCCACCGTACAACTTCATCGTGCACACCGCGCCCTACACCGACCAAGCCGGGCACTTCTACCACTGGCACCTTGAGATCATGCCGCGGCTGACCCAGGTCGCCGGGTTCGAGTGGGGGTCGGGGTTCTACATCAACCCGGTGGTGCCCGAGCAGGGCGCGCGGTTCCTGCGCGAGTGCGCCATGAAGCCGGGCGCCGAGGTGTTGGCGCCGGGCGGGGAGAATGAATAG
- the glgA gene encoding glycogen synthase GlgA has product MKVLFCVSEAVPYAKTGGLADVAGALPAALRRKGLDVRVVMPRYRGVDRNGLEPVQQVYSVIGGTAIEGAVWTGTPSDGVPHYFLEQPSLYDRAGLYGEVGRDYEDNLVRFAFFCQSALGLMHNTWKPDLVHCHDWHAALIPAYLRAHRNPLPTLFTVHNLAHQGIFPREQFPLVCLPPETFSPDGLEFYGNVNIMKAGLVYSHALSTVSETYAREIQTEEFGMGLDGLLRARSADLFGILNGVDYAQWDPGVDPHIPARYHAGDLTGKARCKAALQQEMGLPVQPYAPLIGTVARLAPQKGFDLVAAALDAILATGAQVVILGTGEPAFEEAFRAASARFPQQLRAIIGFDEGLAHRIEAGADIFLMPSRFEPSGLNQLYSLRYGTPPVVRRTGGLADSIVDAMPENLHLGRANGFVFDDYTPEALVEAIERAVAAYRDPGVWWPLQQVGMRADFSWDSVAGRYLDLYEATVRRAAERPF; this is encoded by the coding sequence ATGAAGGTTCTGTTCTGCGTGTCAGAGGCGGTGCCGTACGCGAAGACCGGAGGGCTCGCGGACGTGGCCGGGGCCCTGCCCGCGGCGCTGCGCCGCAAGGGCCTGGACGTGCGGGTGGTGATGCCGCGCTACCGCGGCGTAGACCGCAACGGGCTCGAGCCGGTGCAGCAGGTATACAGCGTCATCGGCGGGACCGCGATCGAGGGCGCTGTCTGGACGGGCACTCCCTCCGACGGCGTGCCGCACTACTTCCTGGAACAGCCCTCCCTCTATGACCGCGCCGGCCTCTACGGCGAAGTGGGGCGGGACTACGAGGACAACCTGGTGCGGTTTGCCTTCTTCTGCCAGTCCGCGCTGGGGCTGATGCACAACACCTGGAAGCCGGACCTGGTGCATTGCCACGACTGGCACGCGGCGCTTATCCCTGCCTACCTACGGGCACACCGCAACCCTCTTCCGACCCTGTTTACAGTGCACAACTTGGCCCACCAGGGGATCTTTCCACGCGAGCAGTTTCCGCTGGTCTGCCTGCCGCCGGAGACCTTCTCGCCGGACGGCCTGGAGTTCTACGGGAATGTCAACATCATGAAGGCGGGCCTGGTGTACTCGCACGCCCTGAGCACGGTGAGCGAGACCTACGCCCGGGAGATCCAGACCGAGGAGTTTGGAATGGGGCTGGACGGGCTGCTCCGTGCGCGTTCGGCCGACCTGTTCGGGATACTGAACGGCGTGGACTACGCGCAGTGGGATCCGGGCGTGGATCCGCACATCCCGGCCCGGTATCACGCCGGCGACCTCACCGGGAAGGCCCGATGCAAGGCGGCGCTTCAACAGGAGATGGGGCTGCCGGTCCAGCCCTACGCGCCCCTGATCGGAACCGTTGCCCGGCTGGCTCCCCAGAAGGGGTTCGACCTAGTGGCCGCCGCGCTGGATGCGATCCTCGCGACCGGCGCGCAGGTGGTCATCCTCGGCACCGGCGAGCCCGCCTTCGAGGAAGCGTTCCGGGCCGCGTCCGCCAGGTTCCCCCAGCAGTTGCGAGCCATCATAGGGTTCGATGAGGGGCTCGCGCATAGGATCGAGGCAGGCGCCGACATCTTCCTGATGCCCTCACGCTTCGAGCCCTCCGGCCTCAACCAGCTCTACAGTCTTCGGTACGGCACGCCCCCTGTGGTGCGTCGCACCGGCGGGCTGGCGGACAGCATTGTGGACGCCATGCCCGAGAACCTGCACCTGGGGCGCGCCAACGGGTTCGTCTTTGACGACTACACCCCGGAGGCGCTGGTGGAGGCAATCGAACGTGCCGTCGCCGCCTATCGCGACCCGGGCGTTTGGTGGCCGCTGCAGCAGGTTGGGATGCGGGCGGACTTCTCGTGGGACAGCGTTGCCGGACGGTATCTCGATCTGTACGAGGCCACCGTCCGGCGGGCCGCGGAGCGCCCGTTCTGA
- a CDS encoding glycerate kinase, whose protein sequence is MKVDGRLFHGETAGLRRHAVAILGAAVSAADPAAAVFRAVRRDAERLIVCGEPFDLDPDGRIFVVGAGKASARMASALEAVLGDRIAGGAVTTKHGYLEPLRRIALTEAGHPLPDVAGLRGAGRIAGIAEAADRGDLVFVLISGGGSALLPMPAQGISLEEKVATTDLLLRSGATITEVNAVRKHLSGLKGGWLARRAAPAKVVTLVLSDVLGNPLDAIASGPTVPDPTTFGDALAVLDRHGLRGQLPAAVRRHLERGAAGDIPETPKPGDPAFAGARTVVVGDITLAAAAAVEQARALGYHVDLRATDTEGEAREVGARFGAQVRDERAAGKSRPGPVCLIMGGETTVTVRGTGRGGRNQELALASVEIIAGIPQTLVAAFGTDGTDGPTDAAGAVADGTTLARARAMGLDPVAALANNDAYAFFDALGDLIISGPTNTNVNDLWLGLIGPAQGTK, encoded by the coding sequence ATGAAGGTTGACGGCCGACTGTTTCACGGCGAGACCGCAGGGCTGCGCCGCCACGCCGTGGCGATATTGGGAGCGGCGGTGTCCGCCGCCGATCCCGCGGCAGCCGTGTTCCGCGCGGTGCGAAGGGATGCTGAGCGCCTGATAGTCTGTGGCGAGCCCTTCGATCTTGATCCAGACGGCCGCATCTTCGTGGTGGGCGCGGGCAAGGCCTCGGCGCGGATGGCCTCGGCGCTGGAAGCCGTGCTGGGCGACCGCATCGCCGGTGGAGCCGTCACGACAAAACACGGATACCTTGAACCGCTCCGGAGGATCGCGCTCACCGAGGCCGGCCACCCCTTACCCGATGTGGCCGGGCTTAGGGGAGCCGGCCGGATTGCTGGTATCGCGGAAGCCGCCGATCGGGGCGACCTGGTCTTCGTGCTGATCTCCGGCGGGGGTTCGGCCCTGCTGCCGATGCCTGCCCAGGGCATATCGCTGGAAGAGAAGGTCGCCACGACCGACCTGCTGCTGCGCTCCGGCGCCACGATCACCGAGGTGAACGCCGTCCGCAAGCACCTCTCCGGTCTGAAGGGCGGATGGCTGGCCCGCCGTGCCGCGCCCGCAAAGGTTGTTACGCTCGTTCTTTCCGATGTCCTCGGCAACCCCCTCGACGCCATCGCCTCGGGCCCGACCGTGCCTGATCCGACAACCTTTGGCGACGCGCTGGCGGTGTTGGACCGACACGGGCTGCGTGGCCAGCTGCCTGCCGCAGTCCGACGGCATCTGGAGCGCGGCGCGGCAGGTGATATCCCGGAGACTCCCAAGCCGGGTGACCCGGCCTTTGCAGGGGCGAGGACCGTGGTGGTCGGCGACATCACCCTGGCCGCGGCCGCGGCGGTTGAGCAGGCCAGGGCGTTGGGCTATCATGTTGATTTGCGCGCGACCGACACCGAAGGTGAAGCGCGCGAGGTGGGGGCGCGGTTCGGCGCGCAGGTGCGCGACGAGCGGGCCGCAGGGAAGTCGCGGCCAGGGCCGGTATGCCTGATCATGGGCGGCGAGACCACGGTGACGGTGCGAGGCACGGGCCGTGGAGGTCGCAACCAGGAACTGGCGCTGGCATCCGTCGAGATCATCGCCGGCATCCCGCAGACGCTGGTGGCCGCGTTCGGGACCGACGGGACCGACGGGCCCACCGATGCCGCGGGCGCGGTGGCCGATGGTACAACGCTGGCGCGGGCCCGCGCCATGGGGCTCGACCCGGTCGCGGCTCTGGCCAACAACGACGCCTATGCGTTCTTTGACGCGTTGGGCGATCTGATCATCAGTGGACCGACGAACACGAATGTCAACGACCTGTGGTTGGGGCTGATCGGGCCTGCGCAGGGGACAAAGTGA
- a CDS encoding MBL fold metallo-hydrolase → MQWPCGVNRIRSGGGGGRGLQDRGRARRGRSAAPDASGPGATALVTLRQSPLRVRVLRSGSSGNAILVEAGPTRFLIDAGLTAEAVLREIGQDGQAPCLDAILLTHEHDDHASGAAAVGRATGAVVLANEPTLRAAGSLLAGVRVELFKPGRTFALGSVEVTPFPLPHDAAEPVGFVLCVDGVRAAIATDLGEVTDELLTRARGADLFVLEANYDLGLMAVSSYPWFLKNRIVSAKGHLSNDGAARAAVAALNGRPQTICLVHLSEANNLAPLARDTVRAALDAAGARGVRVEAVRPNSAGPWWTAPPAPGNP, encoded by the coding sequence ATCCAATGGCCCTGCGGCGTCAACCGGATTCGCAGCGGTGGCGGAGGCGGTCGAGGCCTTCAGGATCGCGGCCGGGCTCGCCGAGGAAGGAGCGCTGCTCCTGATGCCTCAGGACCAGGAGCTACTGCGCTCGTGACGCTGCGGCAGAGCCCGCTCCGCGTGCGCGTGCTGCGCAGCGGCAGCTCCGGCAACGCGATCCTGGTCGAGGCAGGGCCGACACGCTTCTTGATTGACGCGGGGCTGACCGCCGAAGCGGTTCTCCGGGAGATCGGGCAAGATGGCCAGGCGCCGTGCCTGGACGCGATCCTTCTGACCCACGAGCACGACGATCACGCCAGTGGAGCGGCGGCAGTAGGCCGCGCAACAGGCGCCGTGGTGCTGGCCAACGAGCCGACCCTCAGGGCAGCGGGCTCGTTGCTTGCCGGCGTCCGCGTGGAGTTGTTCAAGCCGGGGAGGACGTTTGCACTGGGGTCCGTTGAGGTGACGCCGTTCCCGCTTCCCCATGACGCCGCGGAGCCCGTGGGGTTCGTGCTCTGCGTGGATGGTGTGCGCGCGGCCATCGCCACTGATCTGGGTGAGGTCACCGATGAGTTGCTCACGCGCGCCCGCGGCGCCGACCTGTTCGTCCTGGAGGCCAACTACGACCTGGGGCTCATGGCGGTCTCGTCTTACCCGTGGTTCCTCAAGAACCGCATCGTCAGCGCGAAAGGGCACCTGTCCAATGACGGCGCGGCTCGCGCGGCAGTAGCCGCGCTCAACGGCAGGCCGCAGACCATCTGCCTGGTCCACCTGAGCGAGGCCAACAACCTCGCGCCGCTGGCGCGCGATACCGTCAGGGCCGCGCTGGACGCCGCAGGGGCGCGCGGCGTGCGGGTTGAGGCAGTCCGTCCCAACAGCGCCGGGCCGTGGTGGACCGCTCCGCCTGCGCCGGGCAATCCATGA
- the sppA gene encoding signal peptide peptidase SppA — translation MTWILDLVRNGLLLLCNALARLPGPPLDYVVVELTGSYPERNPTPRPLAQRVLMRPLQRPEESMEALRDRLERIAGDERVRGIVLRVRDLRAGMATVQSIRSLLREFRGRGKRVVAYLQGADLPEYYLAAAADEIWMPEAGHWTVLGLRTEITFFREAFDRAGILPEFERIAEYKTAVDPFMRFGLSEHHREVVESVLDSVMAEFAEDVAAARRLDPGAVRAAVDRAPLCAHDAWTAGLVDGICYEDELPARLGSPARPAALRPWAQARRRLRAPYRWRSRTAVIGVVELIGTITTGESRDLPLPLPFLGGRFAGSETVARAFRAAERDPRVRAVVFHVDSRGGSALASDLIWREVERIKASKPVVAFMGNVAGSGGYYVSCGASRIVAQPATVTGSIGVINGKLTVRGLFGRLGLNREVVARGEAATMPSGFEPFTPTQLDRIRHEIQAVYRRFVGKAARGRAKTEAEIEAIARGRVWTGRQAVEHGLVDEIGDFPLAVRRARELAGIPDAVGSITVTIRPPHAAAVPAASNGPAASTGFAAVAEAVEAFRIAAGLAEEGALLLMPQDQELLRS, via the coding sequence ATGACCTGGATTCTGGATCTGGTGCGCAACGGCCTGCTCCTTCTCTGCAATGCCCTGGCCCGCCTGCCTGGACCGCCGCTGGACTACGTGGTCGTTGAGCTGACGGGCTCATACCCCGAACGCAACCCGACGCCTCGTCCCCTGGCGCAGCGGGTTCTGATGCGCCCTCTGCAGCGCCCGGAGGAGAGCATGGAGGCGCTGCGAGACCGGCTGGAGCGCATCGCCGGGGATGAGCGCGTGCGGGGCATCGTGCTGCGCGTGCGCGACCTGCGTGCAGGGATGGCGACGGTGCAGAGCATCCGGTCGCTCCTGCGGGAGTTCCGGGGCAGGGGCAAGCGGGTTGTCGCCTATCTTCAAGGCGCCGATCTGCCCGAATACTACCTGGCCGCGGCCGCCGACGAGATCTGGATGCCCGAGGCAGGCCACTGGACCGTGCTAGGGCTGCGCACGGAGATCACCTTCTTCCGCGAGGCATTTGATCGGGCAGGGATCCTCCCGGAGTTCGAGCGGATCGCGGAGTACAAGACCGCGGTTGACCCGTTCATGCGGTTCGGTCTCTCGGAGCATCACCGAGAGGTCGTCGAGTCGGTGCTCGACTCGGTGATGGCCGAGTTCGCGGAGGATGTGGCCGCGGCGCGCCGCCTCGATCCGGGCGCCGTGCGCGCGGCCGTGGACCGCGCCCCGCTCTGCGCACACGATGCGTGGACCGCCGGGCTGGTTGATGGAATCTGCTACGAGGACGAACTGCCCGCCCGCCTGGGATCCCCGGCACGCCCCGCGGCCCTGCGCCCGTGGGCGCAGGCCCGCAGGCGCCTGCGCGCGCCGTACCGGTGGCGGTCCCGCACCGCGGTGATCGGCGTCGTTGAGTTGATCGGCACGATAACAACCGGAGAGAGCCGCGATCTGCCGCTTCCCCTCCCGTTCCTGGGAGGAAGATTCGCGGGCTCCGAGACCGTGGCCCGCGCCTTCAGGGCAGCGGAGCGCGACCCACGCGTGCGCGCCGTCGTCTTCCACGTGGACTCGCGCGGCGGATCCGCGCTGGCCAGCGATCTGATCTGGCGCGAGGTTGAGCGCATCAAGGCCAGCAAGCCCGTGGTCGCGTTCATGGGCAACGTGGCCGGCTCGGGCGGCTACTATGTCTCCTGCGGCGCCAGCAGGATCGTCGCCCAGCCCGCGACCGTCACCGGCTCGATTGGCGTGATCAACGGCAAGCTGACGGTTCGGGGTCTGTTTGGCCGGTTAGGACTCAACCGGGAGGTCGTGGCGCGGGGCGAGGCGGCCACGATGCCCTCGGGCTTCGAGCCGTTTACCCCGACGCAGCTCGACCGGATACGCCACGAGATCCAGGCGGTGTACCGGCGCTTCGTGGGTAAGGCGGCCCGAGGCCGCGCAAAGACCGAGGCCGAGATCGAAGCCATCGCCCGCGGCCGCGTATGGACCGGCCGCCAGGCGGTGGAGCATGGGCTCGTGGATGAGATTGGGGACTTCCCTTTGGCGGTGCGCCGGGCACGGGAGTTGGCCGGGATCCCCGACGCAGTAGGTTCGATAACGGTCACGATCCGGCCCCCGCACGCGGCGGCCGTTCCCGCGGCATCCAATGGCCCTGCGGCGTCAACCGGATTCGCAGCGGTGGCGGAGGCGGTCGAGGCCTTCAGGATCGCGGCCGGGCTCGCCGAGGAAGGAGCGCTGCTCCTGATGCCTCAGGACCAGGAGCTACTGCGCTCGTGA
- a CDS encoding FAD-binding oxidoreductase, with product MYTAAPEPMKWWGWGEPSKTYPLEHRPGFWPFLFSKIGAPSGSPAARVNLDQIRIPPLRIPARALEALTAAVGAEHLSLSADVRIAHSCGRGYQDLIRLRQGEVPRPPDAVVFPSSEEVVVPLLRISGSEGLAVIPFGGGTSVVGGVEAPDGDQPVLCVDLRGMSRLISADPAGLVATAEAGILGPALEASLSAHGLTLGHFPQSFEFSTLGGWIATRSAGYASTGYGKIEAMVIALRVVTPRGIIATRVVPASASGPDLNALFAGSEGTLGIITQATLRVHPLTAKRDYRAWLFRGFPDGLSAVRAMLQEGPIPTTVRLSDAPETEAYLTMRERRHGWPSQVQEWAGMRVIRTRGFAAGRMCAAIIGVEGSARVVSQSWHGLGRLLGRHGAFPLGSGPARAWYRERFELPYLRDELLDAGIMVDTLETAAPWDRLLPLHARVADALRDALTSFGTPPLVLCHLSHAYPTGASLYFTFMAHQAPGREMEQWQAAKRAATDAIMAGGGTLSHHHGIGTVHQAWMHEEHGKDGLQMVRAIKTALDPDGIMNPGKMVP from the coding sequence ATGTACACTGCCGCTCCTGAACCGATGAAGTGGTGGGGCTGGGGGGAGCCCTCCAAGACCTACCCGCTCGAGCACCGTCCCGGGTTCTGGCCGTTCCTCTTCTCGAAGATAGGCGCCCCCTCAGGAAGCCCGGCGGCCCGGGTCAACCTCGACCAGATCCGGATCCCGCCGCTCCGTATCCCGGCCCGGGCCCTGGAGGCGCTCACCGCGGCCGTGGGCGCCGAGCACCTCTCTCTCTCCGCAGACGTTCGAATCGCGCACTCCTGCGGCAGGGGCTATCAGGATCTGATCCGCCTGCGGCAGGGCGAGGTGCCGCGTCCGCCCGATGCGGTGGTGTTCCCTTCCTCCGAGGAAGTAGTCGTGCCCCTGCTCCGCATCTCTGGCAGCGAGGGGCTTGCAGTCATCCCGTTTGGAGGCGGGACCAGCGTCGTCGGAGGCGTTGAGGCACCGGACGGCGATCAACCGGTCCTGTGCGTTGACCTGCGGGGCATGAGCCGGCTCATCAGCGCGGATCCGGCTGGTCTCGTGGCCACGGCCGAGGCAGGCATCCTGGGCCCTGCGCTCGAGGCCTCGCTCAGCGCGCACGGACTGACGCTGGGCCACTTCCCCCAGTCGTTCGAGTTCTCCACGCTGGGGGGCTGGATCGCCACCCGCTCGGCCGGATACGCCTCGACCGGCTACGGCAAGATCGAGGCCATGGTCATCGCGCTCCGCGTGGTCACCCCGCGCGGGATCATCGCAACGCGCGTGGTTCCTGCCAGCGCCAGCGGACCGGACCTGAACGCGCTGTTCGCCGGATCCGAGGGCACGCTCGGGATCATCACTCAGGCCACGCTGCGCGTGCACCCGCTGACCGCAAAGAGGGATTACCGGGCCTGGCTCTTTCGCGGGTTCCCGGACGGTCTCTCCGCGGTGCGCGCCATGCTGCAGGAAGGACCAATCCCCACAACCGTCCGGCTGTCCGATGCGCCCGAGACCGAGGCCTACCTGACGATGAGGGAACGCAGACACGGATGGCCTTCGCAGGTTCAGGAGTGGGCAGGGATGCGCGTGATCCGGACACGCGGGTTTGCGGCCGGGCGCATGTGCGCCGCCATCATCGGGGTCGAAGGAAGCGCCCGCGTCGTGTCGCAGTCGTGGCACGGACTGGGCCGCCTGCTGGGGCGGCACGGCGCCTTTCCTCTGGGATCCGGGCCAGCCCGTGCCTGGTACCGGGAGCGCTTCGAGCTTCCCTACCTGCGGGATGAGTTGCTGGATGCCGGCATCATGGTGGACACGCTGGAGACCGCCGCCCCATGGGATCGCCTGCTTCCTCTACACGCGCGCGTCGCGGACGCTCTGCGCGATGCCCTGACATCGTTCGGCACCCCGCCCCTCGTGCTCTGTCATCTCTCGCACGCGTATCCCACAGGGGCCTCCCTCTACTTCACCTTCATGGCCCATCAGGCGCCGGGACGCGAGATGGAGCAGTGGCAGGCTGCCAAGCGCGCGGCGACCGACGCGATCATGGCAGGGGGCGGAACGCTCAGCCACCACCACGGCATCGGAACGGTGCACCAGGCCTGGATGCACGAGGAACACGGAAAGGACGGCCTGCAGATGGTCCGGGCCATCAAGACCGCGCTCGATCCCGACGGCATCATGAATCCGGGCAAGATGGTGCCCTGA
- a CDS encoding glycerol-3-phosphate dehydrogenase/oxidase, whose product MARDEPSRDGFSPATRRENLDRVARGTWDLLVIGGGITGAGSARDAALRGLRVALVEAEDFASGTSGRTGRMVHGGLRYLAEGHLRMVAESLSERAVLRRTVPHLVAPHQFMLPVCGSALAMARMAAGLALYQGLAMGRAVGPARLVSARRARALEPMVAPDRLAGGAIYWDCLADDARLVLALVLDAYRHGAAAINHAPVVDLLRTGGRVAGAAVRDALTGRTFEVRARAVINAAGPWSERISAMAGRCALRLRPTRGSHIVVPRPRLETHRAIIFSSPRDRRNLYLVPWGKHTVVGTTETDYGDDPEAACATAEDVDYLLEAVRGTFPEAGLGPGDVLSTFAGVRPLLDRPGLAAYRVPRDYRVVEDPPGLISVAGGKLTTFRRMAQDAADLSARSIGGAAAQQGCRTARVPVEPLGEMVSPLAESVVRATRYEMAVTLCDCLIRRLRLIHESPDQGVSVAPEASRLMAPMLGWTEAQRQAQIEEYAAAVAQTRRWQA is encoded by the coding sequence GTGGCGCGGGACGAGCCCTCGAGGGACGGGTTCTCGCCCGCCACGCGCCGCGAGAATCTCGACCGCGTGGCCCGCGGCACCTGGGACCTCCTCGTGATCGGCGGGGGCATCACCGGCGCCGGCAGCGCGCGCGACGCGGCGCTGCGGGGCCTGCGGGTGGCGCTCGTCGAGGCAGAGGACTTCGCCAGCGGCACCAGCGGCCGCACCGGACGAATGGTGCACGGTGGCCTGCGCTATCTGGCTGAGGGACATCTCCGGATGGTCGCCGAGTCGCTGTCAGAGCGCGCGGTGCTCAGGCGCACCGTTCCGCATCTCGTGGCGCCCCATCAGTTCATGCTCCCTGTATGCGGGTCGGCGCTGGCGATGGCGCGGATGGCCGCGGGGCTGGCCCTTTATCAGGGGCTGGCAATGGGCCGGGCCGTTGGCCCGGCCCGCCTGGTCTCCGCGCGCCGTGCCCGCGCCCTGGAGCCGATGGTCGCCCCAGACCGGCTCGCAGGCGGAGCGATCTACTGGGATTGCCTTGCGGACGACGCTCGTCTGGTGCTGGCGCTGGTCCTCGACGCGTACCGGCACGGCGCGGCCGCGATCAACCATGCGCCCGTCGTTGATCTGCTCAGGACCGGTGGCCGCGTCGCCGGGGCCGCGGTGCGGGACGCCCTCACCGGCCGCACCTTTGAGGTACGGGCTCGCGCCGTCATCAATGCCGCAGGGCCGTGGAGTGAGAGGATATCGGCGATGGCCGGCCGGTGTGCCCTGCGCCTGCGTCCGACCAGGGGCTCCCACATCGTGGTTCCGCGCCCGCGCCTGGAAACCCACCGTGCGATCATCTTCTCCTCGCCTCGCGACCGCCGGAACCTCTATCTCGTGCCGTGGGGAAAGCACACCGTCGTCGGTACGACCGAGACCGACTACGGCGACGATCCAGAAGCCGCCTGCGCGACCGCCGAGGATGTGGACTATCTTCTGGAGGCAGTCAGGGGCACGTTCCCGGAGGCAGGCCTGGGGCCCGGGGACGTCCTCAGCACCTTCGCAGGTGTGCGCCCGCTGCTGGATCGGCCCGGACTCGCGGCCTATCGCGTCCCGCGCGACTACCGGGTAGTCGAGGATCCCCCGGGCCTCATCTCCGTCGCAGGAGGCAAGCTCACGACCTTCAGGCGGATGGCGCAGGACGCGGCGGACCTCTCCGCCAGGTCCATCGGCGGCGCAGCGGCGCAACAGGGATGCCGGACTGCCAGGGTGCCGGTCGAGCCACTCGGCGAGATGGTCTCGCCGCTGGCAGAGAGCGTGGTACGCGCCACTAGGTACGAGATGGCTGTGACGCTGTGCGACTGCCTGATCCGCCGGCTCCGCCTCATCCACGAGTCGCCTGACCAGGGTGTGTCTGTGGCCCCGGAGGCATCGCGGCTGATGGCTCCAATGCTCGGCTGGACCGAGGCACAAAGGCAGGCACAGATCGAAGAATACGCGGCGGCCGTGGCGCAGACGCGCCGGTGGCAGGCCTGA